In Sulfuracidifex metallicus DSM 6482 = JCM 9184, a single window of DNA contains:
- a CDS encoding enoyl-CoA hydratase/isomerase family protein: MVVKLESYGPYSVIKFNSGTKYNLFNIKFMTDMIDTLSNLEEDRSSRYVLVQGEGNFGAGADITELKRANDDLEFARTFFNYMRQIYEKIISIQKIFIMLPENIAYGASMEMLLVSDFVISKVGTKFAAPGGKIGVFPPVLVSIGPHLIGFQNVRRLAILGEEIDADEAAKIGLVNYVSDDPMETAKVLMDKISVMAPTSIMWMKKNISWRLRESMYEAFDDLVNQVQSDTAKEGILAFISKNRPSWTTQPSRDS; encoded by the coding sequence ATGGTAGTTAAGCTCGAATCTTATGGGCCTTATTCTGTAATAAAGTTTAATAGCGGTACTAAATATAATTTATTTAATATTAAATTTATGACTGATATGATAGATACATTGAGCAACTTAGAAGAAGATAGAAGTTCTAGGTACGTTTTAGTTCAGGGTGAAGGTAACTTCGGTGCTGGAGCAGATATAACTGAGTTAAAGAGGGCTAATGACGATTTAGAATTTGCAAGGACATTCTTCAATTACATGAGACAAATTTATGAGAAGATAATTTCAATTCAGAAGATCTTTATAATGCTTCCTGAAAACATAGCTTATGGAGCATCGATGGAGATGCTTTTAGTGTCGGATTTCGTTATTTCAAAAGTCGGCACTAAGTTCGCTGCCCCAGGAGGTAAGATTGGAGTTTTTCCCCCAGTATTAGTAAGTATCGGACCTCATTTGATAGGTTTTCAGAACGTTAGAAGGCTAGCAATTTTAGGGGAGGAGATCGACGCTGATGAAGCAGCTAAAATAGGGTTAGTTAACTATGTATCAGATGATCCAATGGAGACGGCAAAGGTGCTAATGGATAAGATCTCCGTAATGGCTCCCACTTCTATAATGTGGATGAAAAAGAACATTAGCTGGAGGCTTAGGGAGTCAATGTATGAAGCCTTTGACGATCTAGTCAATCAAGTTCAAAGCGATACAGCTAAGGAGGGAATATTAGCTTTCATAAGTAAAAATAGACCTTCATGGACTACACAGCCTTCACGAGACTCTTAA
- a CDS encoding Rdx family protein produces MVTTIKIVYCRPCGYLDRALGLARDILSYYQDTQVLLVQGEKGIFDVYLNGRMIFSRYEQKRFPDNMEILQEISKETGDRVLS; encoded by the coding sequence ATGGTTACTACGATAAAGATTGTCTATTGTAGACCTTGCGGGTATTTAGATAGAGCATTGGGGTTGGCTAGGGATATTCTAAGTTACTATCAGGATACTCAAGTATTGCTGGTTCAAGGAGAAAAAGGGATATTCGACGTTTATCTTAACGGGAGGATGATCTTTTCAAGGTATGAACAGAAAAGATTCCCAGATAATATGGAAATACTTCAGGAAATATCTAAGGAGACTGGAGACAGAGTTTTAAGTTGA
- a CDS encoding PadR family transcriptional regulator, giving the protein MSWFQRKGLKNVILNVLKGRSMTGSQIIDEIERITLGMWRPSPGSIYPALDQLEEDGLVRISKVDGWKKYYELTEKGKQELEKIENGGISDVVSQMEFVSRYLIENYERMDEKQKRKIVELLEELKKYFYT; this is encoded by the coding sequence ATGAGTTGGTTTCAAAGAAAAGGACTTAAGAACGTTATTCTCAACGTTCTGAAAGGTCGTTCTATGACCGGTTCTCAAATAATTGATGAGATAGAAAGGATTACTTTAGGTATGTGGAGACCCTCTCCTGGCTCCATTTACCCCGCTTTGGATCAATTGGAAGAAGACGGTTTAGTTAGAATAAGTAAGGTAGATGGATGGAAGAAATATTATGAGCTTACAGAAAAGGGAAAACAAGAACTTGAAAAAATAGAAAATGGAGGAATAAGTGACGTAGTATCTCAAATGGAATTCGTAAGTAGGTATCTTATTGAAAATTATGAGAGAATGGATGAAAAACAGAAGAGAAAAATAGTTGAATTGTTAGAGGAGCTTAAGAAATACTTCTATACCTAG
- the lrs14 gene encoding HTH-type transcriptional regulator Lrs14: MSETQLSSGTRIKLPSGKDAGLVDILSFCYGLSETDVTVLLALMRGDARGTEELESDLKLSKASINRSLNKLLEMGLVMRIKEPGNKAGRPRYLYKARDYNELKSKMLADIKDCSDKMADLVEKEFRPL, translated from the coding sequence ATGTCGGAAACCCAATTATCGTCTGGAACAAGAATAAAGCTGCCTTCGGGCAAGGACGCCGGTCTCGTTGATATTCTGTCCTTTTGTTATGGTTTATCCGAGACTGACGTTACTGTACTTCTAGCTCTCATGAGAGGAGATGCCAGAGGTACTGAGGAACTAGAGAGTGACTTAAAGCTCTCTAAGGCTTCAATAAACAGGAGCCTGAACAAGCTTTTGGAAATGGGCTTAGTTATGAGGATTAAGGAGCCTGGTAACAAAGCAGGAAGGCCGAGATATTTATATAAGGCTAGGGATTATAACGAACTTAAGAGCAAAATGCTTGCTGACATAAAGGACTGCTCAGATAAGATGGCTGACTTAGTAGAGAAAGAGTTCCGTCCTCTGTAA
- a CDS encoding AbrB/MazE/SpoVT family DNA-binding domain-containing protein, producing the protein MSVEEIVKVSRNYQVTIPAKVRQKFQIKEGDLVKVIFDDGEGVVKIQIMKEPWK; encoded by the coding sequence GTGAGTGTAGAAGAAATAGTTAAAGTATCAAGAAACTACCAAGTTACAATACCTGCAAAGGTAAGGCAGAAGTTCCAAATAAAAGAGGGAGATCTAGTTAAGGTAATATTTGACGATGGAGAGGGAGTCGTTAAGATTCAGATAATGAAAGAACCTTGGAAGTAA
- a CDS encoding TatD family hydrolase has translation MLIDAHSHIDSKEFDKDREVILKKCDILVVDAGINFDNDLTILELSKKYSNIIPAGGLHPENIDYKNFDQELNKVLELLDKFKIISEIGLDYYWIKEDEKRRIQKTVLERFLSEAEKRGKPLIVHIRGGIKDFLDIIPSYKVIFDVHAYEGNIKNALRIIELGGYISFPPVIIRDKQRQIVAKEIPIDRVLTETDSPYLGPTRDRNEPCNVSYSIKKLGEIWNIDDKSIERLIENNFKRFLGI, from the coding sequence TTGTTAATAGATGCTCATTCACATATAGATTCTAAGGAATTCGATAAAGATAGAGAAGTTATTCTAAAGAAATGTGACATCTTAGTAGTTGACGCTGGAATAAACTTCGATAATGACCTTACTATCTTAGAACTCTCTAAGAAATATAGTAACATAATTCCAGCTGGAGGCTTACATCCAGAGAATATAGATTATAAGAACTTTGATCAGGAGTTAAATAAAGTACTTGAGCTTTTAGATAAATTTAAAATAATTAGTGAAATTGGATTAGACTATTACTGGATAAAAGAGGACGAGAAAAGGAGAATTCAGAAGACAGTACTTGAGAGATTCTTGAGCGAGGCTGAAAAAAGAGGAAAACCTTTGATCGTACACATAAGAGGAGGAATAAAGGATTTCCTTGACATCATACCTTCTTATAAGGTAATCTTTGACGTTCATGCCTACGAGGGAAACATTAAGAACGCTTTACGCATTATAGAATTGGGCGGATATATATCATTCCCACCTGTAATAATAAGGGATAAACAAAGACAAATCGTCGCAAAGGAAATACCAATAGACAGAGTACTCACTGAAACAGATTCACCATACTTAGGTCCTACCAGGGATAGAAATGAGCCATGTAACGTATCATATAGTATCAAGAAACTTGGAGAAATATGGAATATTGATGATAAGTCTATAGAACGATTAATTGAAAATAACTTTAAGAGATTTTTAGGAATATAA
- a CDS encoding oxidase yields MDKKERWELIWVVFVLALFVIVGVATAPLDGNVGGVPQEISQIPPHAKVDNVLVTAYQYYFNLSEHGVDVNSVEQINGSTTNNFYYNILVAHPGDWLNLTMVAGPETATTNFFFPLYNDKVTDVQIVPGLTGYAVFPSPNVTGVYTFVNGEYDGPWFSYQEGNMIVIPTSGYSSPSNISRYITTTHQAFSSALVGDPYNPPIYVENTTMAPVLNVVSNDYNVFNGTIPGPTFVVNAGSTVTLNMYVPTPKGDHNYLYNYTTTGKAYPDKGLIAGIYAVWWNGTITPVETTNLTYNTHISFTFNAKAPAYLYGVIYPVFYNYDLDGMSSTLTGEQMGYVMSLWGTVMVES; encoded by the coding sequence ATGGATAAGAAAGAGAGATGGGAGTTAATTTGGGTCGTGTTTGTTCTGGCACTTTTCGTAATAGTTGGAGTGGCAACTGCTCCTCTTGACGGTAACGTTGGTGGAGTTCCACAAGAGATTAGTCAGATTCCTCCTCACGCAAAGGTTGATAATGTACTTGTAACAGCTTATCAATACTACTTTAATCTTTCAGAGCACGGTGTGGATGTAAACTCCGTAGAGCAGATCAATGGGTCTACAACTAATAACTTCTATTATAACATATTGGTAGCTCATCCTGGAGACTGGCTTAACCTTACAATGGTAGCAGGACCTGAAACTGCCACAACCAACTTCTTCTTCCCACTTTATAATGATAAGGTGACTGATGTCCAGATTGTTCCTGGTCTAACTGGGTACGCAGTATTTCCTTCGCCAAATGTGACTGGAGTCTATACATTTGTAAACGGCGAATATGACGGACCTTGGTTTAGCTATCAAGAAGGTAACATGATTGTTATACCTACATCAGGATATTCCTCTCCATCAAATATCTCTAGATACATAACGACTACCCACCAAGCATTCTCCTCTGCGCTTGTGGGAGACCCATATAATCCTCCAATATATGTCGAGAATACTACTATGGCCCCTGTACTTAACGTAGTATCAAATGATTACAATGTTTTTAATGGAACAATTCCTGGTCCAACATTTGTGGTAAACGCAGGTTCTACCGTAACCCTTAATATGTACGTACCAACTCCCAAGGGAGACCACAATTACTTATACAATTACACTACTACTGGTAAGGCTTACCCTGATAAGGGCTTAATAGCTGGAATATACGCAGTATGGTGGAACGGGACTATAACTCCAGTTGAGACAACCAACTTAACTTATAATACTCACATATCATTCACGTTTAATGCTAAGGCTCCTGCTTATCTATATGGAGTTATATACCCCGTTTTCTATAACTATGATTTAGACGGTATGTCAAGTACGCTAACGGGAGAACAAATGGGATATGTAATGAGCTTATGGGGAACTGTTATGGTTGAATCTTAA
- a CDS encoding cbb3-type cytochrome c oxidase subunit I — MGLKDLVISLFQLDKDWTTRIVMGMLVMSVIWGLLGIIDALMVRIQEATWGLTQTLPLSPQEYFASITLHGARDLFPFAEQLEFALFIYFTIKLLNIQPRAKWLLNIAFIMMNISPMFMEGPIIITNQPGFDNYFPATSWYYLAPLGIPDFSQYVVSITWYIGWILLDGFTYLAGIWIVYHYYLASKQVKEKLPVVLVFFLMDTLLYMIGYSGVTVADVWDVLAFYHITGLDVIANQVAFWIFGHAIVYMAWLPAVGALYLLIPVLANKPLYSDRMGRISALLYLIFSNNVPIHHLYMVNLPLDLKFLQEALTYAVVIPSMMTFFNLWATAKGSQVNFNLITAWTVTSFAGAIAAGVTGISNATISFDAIIHNSMWVVGHFHAMILWSIVPAAFAVLYFMLPMMTGRSWYSRSLGWIHFIGYMIGTSLLIIGFELTGFSGLLRRTEIYPITGLVTEGEVMATAGAFIADVATLLWFLNLVLTLVKGHPMKTWNSVPELINEVAMSFSYYPKLDSLSSIKITKSMSRLFHSKSKRGLGKDWALGVLGAILIVLSTIPLAIAGNFYTTTGWIWIATLTLGIVITSIFTLKAAKTI; from the coding sequence ATGGGTCTTAAGGATTTAGTTATCTCGCTTTTCCAATTGGACAAGGATTGGACAACCAGGATAGTAATGGGAATGTTAGTAATGAGCGTCATATGGGGGCTTCTAGGTATTATAGATGCATTGATGGTTAGAATTCAAGAGGCGACATGGGGTCTAACTCAAACGCTTCCTTTGTCTCCACAAGAGTACTTTGCATCTATAACGCTTCATGGTGCAAGGGATCTCTTTCCATTCGCCGAGCAACTGGAGTTTGCCTTATTCATATACTTCACAATAAAGTTGCTCAATATACAGCCTAGGGCAAAATGGTTGCTAAACATAGCCTTCATAATGATGAACATCTCGCCCATGTTCATGGAAGGTCCTATAATAATTACTAATCAACCTGGCTTCGACAACTACTTCCCTGCCACTTCTTGGTATTATCTAGCTCCTTTGGGAATTCCAGATTTCTCTCAATATGTTGTTAGCATAACTTGGTACATAGGTTGGATACTTTTAGACGGATTTACTTATCTTGCTGGGATATGGATAGTATATCATTACTACTTGGCTTCGAAGCAGGTTAAGGAAAAACTACCAGTTGTTTTAGTGTTCTTCTTAATGGATACTTTGCTATATATGATAGGCTATAGTGGCGTTACAGTAGCCGATGTATGGGACGTATTAGCGTTTTATCATATTACTGGTCTTGACGTGATAGCCAACCAAGTGGCGTTCTGGATATTTGGACACGCAATAGTATATATGGCATGGCTACCAGCAGTAGGAGCACTGTATTTACTGATTCCCGTGTTAGCAAACAAACCTCTTTACAGTGATAGGATGGGTAGAATTTCAGCACTCTTATATTTGATATTCTCAAACAACGTTCCAATACATCACCTTTATATGGTAAACCTACCTTTGGATCTAAAATTCCTTCAAGAGGCTCTAACGTACGCGGTAGTAATACCTTCAATGATGACGTTCTTTAACTTGTGGGCCACTGCTAAAGGATCTCAAGTCAATTTCAATTTGATTACGGCTTGGACTGTGACCTCATTTGCAGGAGCAATTGCAGCTGGTGTTACTGGAATTTCAAACGCCACAATTTCTTTTGACGCCATAATTCACAATAGCATGTGGGTTGTAGGCCACTTCCATGCCATGATCTTATGGTCTATTGTGCCTGCAGCATTTGCAGTGCTCTACTTCATGTTACCTATGATGACTGGACGGTCATGGTACTCTAGGTCATTGGGATGGATACATTTCATCGGTTATATGATTGGAACTTCGCTTTTAATAATAGGATTTGAGCTAACTGGATTTTCTGGATTGTTGAGAAGAACAGAGATTTATCCAATTACCGGGTTAGTTACTGAAGGTGAAGTTATGGCAACAGCTGGAGCCTTCATCGCCGACGTTGCTACTCTTTTATGGTTCCTTAATTTAGTCCTTACCTTAGTGAAGGGCCATCCAATGAAAACATGGAATTCTGTTCCAGAACTTATAAATGAGGTTGCAATGAGTTTTAGCTATTATCCTAAGTTAGATTCATTATCCTCAATTAAAATAACTAAATCAATGTCAAGGCTATTTCATTCGAAGTCCAAGAGAGGACTGGGGAAGGACTGGGCTTTAGGAGTACTCGGTGCTATACTCATAGTTTTAAGCACTATACCTCTAGCCATAGCGGGGAACTTTTACACTACTACTGGATGGATATGGATAGCCACTCTTACTCTAGGTATAGTTATTACTTCGATATTTACCTTGAAGGCAGCTAAGACAATTTAG
- a CDS encoding UDP-N-acetylglucosamine--dolichyl-phosphate N-acetylglucosaminephosphotransferase — MIFVFLLVLLACILSFIVTFFSTKWVIKEAPIRGFTGKDINKPDKREVAQLGGIAILAGFVAGAFTLMISDSQSQEIIPAILLSALLIGFLGIVDDVFNVRQSLRAFLPVAAAVPLSLFSLGHSVISIPFVGLMNFGILYYIIIVPGALTITSNAFNMLEGLNGLGTGMGIVMLSTLAAIGLKGTGPTHLAGLLALVTDFTFIAFLLFNKYPAKVFPGNIGTYLMGAIIGAIGIGGYMFTALAVLYLPYVVEFVLKARTKFKGISFGKLREDGTLYWDSYPNSLTHVIMKLGRFKEYQIVSIIWAIEILFGVAAFILQTTVITL; from the coding sequence TTGATATTTGTTTTCCTCCTTGTTCTTTTGGCTTGTATTCTATCCTTTATAGTTACTTTTTTCTCAACCAAATGGGTTATAAAGGAAGCTCCAATTAGAGGCTTTACTGGGAAAGATATAAATAAACCTGATAAAAGGGAGGTTGCACAACTTGGAGGAATAGCGATTCTTGCAGGATTCGTAGCAGGGGCTTTCACATTGATGATTTCAGATTCTCAATCTCAAGAAATTATACCTGCAATCCTCCTTTCAGCTCTTTTAATAGGGTTTCTCGGCATAGTAGACGATGTATTTAACGTCAGGCAATCCCTTAGGGCATTTCTGCCAGTAGCTGCAGCTGTTCCTCTGTCTCTGTTCAGTCTAGGCCATTCAGTTATATCTATTCCTTTTGTGGGATTAATGAATTTCGGAATCTTGTATTACATTATAATTGTTCCAGGGGCTCTGACTATAACCAGTAATGCCTTTAATATGTTGGAAGGACTAAACGGACTTGGTACTGGCATGGGAATAGTAATGCTATCAACGCTAGCAGCAATAGGACTTAAGGGAACAGGTCCCACCCACCTTGCTGGTCTTTTAGCGTTGGTCACAGACTTTACGTTCATTGCGTTTCTTCTTTTCAATAAATATCCCGCTAAGGTTTTTCCTGGTAACATTGGAACTTACTTAATGGGGGCAATAATAGGTGCAATAGGTATAGGCGGATATATGTTCACTGCGTTAGCCGTGCTTTATTTACCTTATGTTGTAGAATTTGTTCTTAAGGCTCGTACTAAATTCAAAGGTATATCTTTTGGTAAGCTGAGAGAGGATGGAACTCTTTATTGGGATTCATATCCTAACTCTTTAACTCATGTTATAATGAAACTGGGCAGATTTAAGGAATATCAAATAGTTTCAATAATTTGGGCTATAGAAATTCTGTTCGGAGTGGCTGCGTTTATTCTTCAAACTACGGTAATTACTTTATAG
- the gds gene encoding geranylgeranyl diphosphate synthase — MNLERYFSDIINDVNNAIAKYLESANTPTLYEASRHLFSAGGKRLRPLILVSSADSLGGDRKRSILAGAAIETLHTFTLVHDDIMDHDSLRRGLPTVHVKWGEPMAILAGDLLHAKAFQMLNDSLTGFDSDIYHKVMETFVNSVITLSEGQAMDMEFENRDDVAIDDYMEMIKKKTAYLIACSSGIGSMISGGDNTTFEKFFNFGLYLGISFQIVDDIIGITSDESELGKPVFSDIREGKRTLLVIKTLNEASSEELLLLRSVLGNRNSSHEDLKKAAEIIKTHSFEYAYNLAEKYKVMALSNLSEINFKNKDAIDALVYISDFTVKRRK; from the coding sequence ATGAACTTGGAACGGTATTTTAGCGATATAATAAATGATGTAAACAACGCTATAGCAAAATACCTTGAATCCGCAAATACTCCCACCCTTTATGAAGCTTCTAGACATCTTTTCTCCGCCGGAGGGAAGAGGCTTAGGCCATTGATCTTAGTATCATCGGCGGACTCGTTAGGAGGGGACAGGAAAAGATCCATCTTGGCCGGAGCAGCAATTGAAACTCTTCATACTTTCACTCTTGTTCACGACGATATAATGGACCACGATTCCTTAAGGAGAGGCTTACCAACAGTTCACGTAAAGTGGGGAGAACCTATGGCAATATTAGCAGGGGATCTGCTTCACGCTAAAGCCTTTCAAATGCTGAACGATTCTCTAACCGGGTTTGACAGTGATATTTATCATAAGGTCATGGAAACTTTCGTTAACTCAGTCATTACTCTATCGGAAGGTCAGGCTATGGACATGGAGTTCGAGAACAGGGACGATGTAGCCATAGACGATTATATGGAAATGATTAAGAAGAAAACAGCTTACTTAATAGCGTGCTCTTCTGGAATAGGCTCGATGATATCTGGTGGAGATAACACTACATTTGAAAAATTCTTTAATTTTGGTTTATATTTGGGAATATCATTTCAAATAGTGGATGATATAATAGGTATTACTTCGGATGAGAGTGAACTGGGAAAGCCAGTCTTTAGTGATATTAGGGAAGGTAAAAGGACCTTACTTGTTATAAAGACCTTAAATGAGGCCTCTTCAGAAGAACTTTTGCTGCTAAGAAGTGTTTTAGGTAATCGTAACTCGAGCCACGAAGATTTAAAAAAGGCTGCAGAAATCATAAAGACCCATTCTTTTGAATATGCATATAATCTAGCTGAGAAATATAAGGTAATGGCGTTGTCAAACTTGTCCGAGATTAATTTCAAGAATAAGGACGCCATTGATGCATTGGTTTACATCTCTGACTTTACAGTTAAAAGGAGGAAGTGA